The genomic segment AGTAGAAATATTCTGCAACTGCAGGTGTTTTGGAGAGATAAATTCATGCACTTAAACAAACAGGTGCACGCATTTTTATTCAAACGCGCTGACTAATATTCCGGGTCGAATGCACATGCAGCATTGATTTTACGTCCCTCAACATGGGCGTTTTCAGGTTTTCGTGTAGACTAGCAATTTGGACGACAATAAATACGATGATGGATATGAGATGAGAGTGATCAGTCTAAGcattttttaattctttgaagaaaaacTTGCAGCTGCGTTACCATGCAgcagttattacattttaaccAAAAGGAAATGTGAGAATTTACAAAATATTCACTATGATGGATGTCCTCCTTAAGCAAAACTTATAATAGTTTGCAAGTTGATTTTTAAACTTGCTCAAGGGGAAGTCAATGGCAGCCTGGAAGATAATAAATCAATTGAAAACCAATTGCATGCTTTAGAAAATCCTTGGCAGTAATGTTAAGTATGCCAGTAATGGTCTATTTCTAGGCAGTTGTATAAAACATCGCCATGGTACGTTTACTCTGACCTTTCAAACAGCAGATCTGGCATAATTGTgactgtgtatgtttgtgtactTGTGTGCACAGGAACTGGACACTCACGCCTGCATGGTTGTTGTAGCCGTTTGAAAGGTGAACATATTTTCCTTGGGGAACCAGTTGGTGTCCTCTGCAATTAGAGAGAAAAATGAGGTTTCCAAGTTTAATAGACAGAGAAAAATCGATAGACCATATTGGCAAATGTCGTAGTAAATTTATTGGAAATATGAAATCACAAAACCAGCACCAGCACTTCACAGTCCACCACTCCACAAATGGAGAGAGGGAGACACAAAGGAAGAGACAGCAAAGGAAAGAGACGGTCAGACGAAGAGTCAAAAATACAGATCACCACGTTACAACATCAAACTCTCGATCCCCTCCAGACCTGAGAAGAAATAGATTTGAAGTAGTAAATATAATATTAGCTCACTTTAATGCATGCATccgttattttttttttgtttcgttAGACCGATAAATGTTGATAGTAATAAGAGCAAAACTCAAGTGTTATTTCTTGTCATTTTATGAAGGACTTATTTGTTACTTGTTTTATACACAGGTATTATAAATAACGTTTATATGGAAtcttaagttttaaaaaaagtaatctaATCAAGAAGATTTTCATGAAAATTACCAAAGGTGTGTTTTACTAGTGATTTTTTTAACCTACATTTGCACTATTTTTCATCGCTATAACATCCTTCATTCactcatccattttcttaactatTCATCAAACCACACACTCTGACAAGCtggaatcaccaattaacttaACAAGCAAGTCTTTGGACTTTGGATACAAACCCATGTATAGGCACAGGGAGACCATCAAATCTCTACATGAAAGGGAAGACAAGAAGCTTCTTACTGTGAGGCCACAGTGCTAACAGCTGCACCACTGTGCTGTCCTTTAAACGTCATGAACTAAAAAGATGAATTTTTGTGGAGAAGTCTCTAGCcaatctttatattttgcttccaagaatttttattgttgtattgttatttttagaGTGGTCTTGAACAAtagttctctctttttttcagtcCAGTGCTTATACTTGATCATTTCAGAGGAATGCTTTATTGtcgtttgttaagccacttaatgTTGATCTATTAATCACTCCGACATTAAAAGGCACCTAAGTAATGAACCAGAGCTGCACATAACAGACAGCTTATTCAGATAACTTTAAATTCaatctttaggcactttattACAAGAAGCCTGCCAAAAAGACCATGTTGGTTTCCATTTCCTTAGCTGGATCTATAAATAGTATTTTGTACACCGAGACAAGTGTAATTTGTTGAAAATTTGCAACGTGTCACTGAAAATTtaagaaactggacaagtggagaaCAGAATAGGCAATAGGAggcctaaaaaaagaaaagccctATCTAAATCGGATGAACAGTATTTTAAAGTCATGGAAAcaggcaggggaaaaaaagttaaaatcaGACAGAAGaggagtgtctacagccatctgcaAAACACGGTGggggctctgtcatggtttggggcttcGTTTCAGCCAGTGTTGGAGATCTtatcaaaattgatggaattctGAAATCCAGTACATTTTTAGCCACagtgcaataccatctggaaagctaATTGGCATTGGCCTCATTGTTCCgcatgacagtgatcccaagcACACTGCCAACACCCTGCAAACTGTATACCTGAATGTCTGGATAGAAAAgcacacaatgaaacactatcagtcatggattgccCCCtggagcccagacctcaacattattgacacacagtgggatcatcttgacagagaacggAACAAAAAGCCGACATCcgaagaagagctttgaatgtttttcaagaagcctggagaactattcccgaagactacttaaagaattGAAAGAAGGCTTTCCCAAGAGAGTTCAGGttatgttgaagaataaaggcagTCATATCAAGAATTGTACAAAcatttttgccttatataccaTATtgccatgtatgtttgcacgttTCTATAATTTGTTGCACCAATTTTCTATTTTCCCTAGCAAAATATTAAGGAATGAGgagtggctcaagagtttgcaCTGTACTGTAGTTTCTGTTtgccatttattattattttttctgcttctttgtacTAATAAAGAGGCTTTAACTTTcagtataaagtgccttgaagcaactgttgttgggatttggtgctatacaaataaaactgaattgaattgaagctATTCTTATTGGTTTATATACAAAACATCATCACTGTTAAAGTttactaaaaatgtaaaatattaataattagtATTATAATTATTTGCTTCACAGAGAAAATATACTCTTTTATTGATTCTGTTAGTTTGACTTAATTAGATACATTGTATGTCAAATTAAAAGCGTTCTTTAGCTGCTTGGACAGTAAACATGAGAAATAACTACATGAAATTGAAACAAAGATTAAAATCTATTTCATCTCTGGTCCCATCCCCATTCCAGCCACAGGGCTTTATGGAGAACCTTACACTACCCTCCCACCCATTTGTTTGTGCCTTTTGAGCCTCTACCTTCCTTTGTGTCCTGAACCCTCTCACCTCTCTCCAGCCCAGTCATCCGGTCCACACTCCACATCCGCTCTAGGCGTCGGTGCTGCTTGCCTGCCTCTCTCGATGCACTCTCCAGGTCCAGGGAACCCTGGCTTCGAGAGGGAGCAGTACTGCACGACTCACAAGCCAACCCGCTACACTCCGCCTCCCCTTTTCCACCTTCGCCCCAGCTACGAATGTTGTGGGCGCTGACCGAGGTCTGCAGTGGAGGCTGAGAcaggtgatgatgatggtgggtGTGGTGGTGTGATGCATGATGAGAGTGAGAGCCTGCAGCGGTTAGCTGCGGCTGCTGGTTGCTACTGCTGCTTCCACTTGCCGCGCTACTTCCTCCGCTGCTGGAAGGTGGATTCATGCCCGAGAcattgtggtggtggtggtttcCATGATGGTGCATACTATGGTGATGGTTGCTGTGATGGTGGCTGCCACAGCTGCTGGCGCCACGGACACTGCTTGCGCGGTGGTACTGGGTTGGAGACGATGAGGCGGAGGAAGGGGAATTGGAAGGCTGGATCGAGCCACCTCTAGATCCTACCCCACTACTCCCCGACTTCTCCTTTAGGACGTCCAGTTCGAGGCTCTCCTTGCTGCCCCGGCCGGCGCTCATCAGCATACCGTGCTGGGTGGTGATGGTGTACACACGTGAAGGCTGCAGTGTACACTCCACACACTTCTGCTGGTCTTCCTCCACTGAGAAGCTGCGTTCGAGGGACAATCGTGCTGGCGCCTTGTTAGAAAGTGTGATAGAAGATGGGGTTGGCTGGAGTAAGCCCAGTGGCTGTGTCACTAGGCTGGTCTCCTGTTTGTCCTCACAGCCCTTAGTTTCGGAGCAGGGATGgaggtggttgttgttgttggggccaAATGTGTCACTTGGCGACTCCGGGTCAGGACCCACCAAGGTTTCACACAGAAGATGAGCTAGAATTTGAAAAACGAAGATGGTTATAAAGACAGATATAAGTGCTAAAGAATGAGAAACACACCAAGGTGCTAAAGAgcaagaaaacagaaagaatgggaaaaaaatgacaagctgGCACAGTGGATAATCATCTTTCTTTGGTTATCAGCTGTCATCGTGACACACCACTGAGTGCTTCCTGGCATTTCAGCAGAGGATGAGGTGAGAAAAGAACTAAAAGCATAAAGGAATACACACAGGGGAGATAGGGGGATGGACAAATGACAGGATGGCAGAGACGCTGACCTGATCCGTTTCGGTTTTCAGGGTGTGTGTGGGACAGGTACTCTCCAAATGCTCGCGCTGCTCTgtggggacacacacacacacacatacacgacACACATAAAGACATTAAATCATGGGTGGAAAGGAGGTATGAGTGGGAAAGAAGAGaaaggggagagagaggagagaagggCAAGGGAATTGTAAATTATAATCCTAATTGCCTTCTTTGTAGGCTTGTGCCACCCACAGATTAAGATGGAGCTGTTTTATCTCCTCGCTCCAGGCAACCCCAGCCTGAGGGAGACAGAGTTTGAGACAACAGGAGGAGATAGAGCGAAGGATTGTTTTAGGGCGACTTAATTTCTCAGTGGGTCCTCGGTTTGCATTGATAGGTGTAATTGCAGACGGCAGACTGTGGATGTgctgggatttttttgttttgtggctGCACTTACTATATCTGTGAGTTGAGAAAAATACTTGACCTTGACAGCAACAGCCCAAATTGTTACTGTGCTGGTAGAAGCAAAAATAGATGCTAACAGGTTCATCTTTTACTCACAACTCTCGTCAGGCTACAACACTTTACAGATACCCATTTAGCCACATATAGCAAAAATTCAATACCAAGGAGGGCTTCTCCTTTTCAAATAATAGCCCCAGATCTCACAGTTGATTGACACTGACCTGCTAATGTTCCTCTAGTGATTCTGTGTAACGGAAAAGGGATGAGAGAGACAaagatgttctttcagtgtcaGTATAGGTACTCTGGAGAAATGTACTGCAGTGATAACTACAAGGAACGACAGAGgagaggacaaaagaagtgaGTTAAAGACTGTACGCTTACAATGAATTACTGTGTAAGAAAATAATACCACTGTAGTAGTTTTTACTGTACGAGCAAACCATCGGCTAACCTCTTGAAATATGCTGTTTATAGTTTCAGCTTTCCAACAGCAAGCTCGATGAAACAGAAACCACCCACTGCTCTATTAAGGGATCTATAATTCAGCCCATTTTAGCACTTAatgtttttaatggattaatttTACTTGAACACTGTCAGCTGTCTGTATGCAGACTTTAAATGCTGAGTTTATCTCTAAAATGGAAGGATTAtgaatattttattctattttttaaataataatctgATGTCTTCACAATATCAGTTATACTATCAAGTACTAATTGAACAACACAGCCTAAATGTTCCCAGTGGTTATGCTTTCCCAATACAGCTAACTGCTGACGTATCTGTGCTGAAGAATCCCTCGTATGCAGGAGAATCTGTGGGTGTACACCTCCGCCCCGGCACCACCGTCAATTACTAAAGCCTGTCCAGCACAGtaagcatacacacacatacacaaactgaCTCACACAGTCTCCGTCACAGAAAGAGCAGGAGTGCAGTGAAAACACTTATTTGATGCAACCttcttccctctctctcacacagttCCTTATTGAGACACGGCTCTGTATTCTTAGTGCACT from the Oreochromis niloticus isolate F11D_XX linkage group LG7, O_niloticus_UMD_NMBU, whole genome shotgun sequence genome contains:
- the nsmfa gene encoding NMDA receptor synaptonuclear signaling and neuronal migration factor isoform X3; its protein translation is MGTAVSKRKNLRNDAISSVAAKVRAARAFGEYLSHTHPENRNGSAHLLCETLVGPDPESPSDTFGPNNNNHLHPCSETKGCEDKQETSLVTQPLGLLQPTPSSITLSNKAPARLSLERSFSVEEDQQKCVECTLQPSRVYTITTQHGMLMSAGRGSKESLELDVLKEKSGSSGVGSRGGSIQPSNSPSSASSSPTQYHRASSVRGASSCGSHHHSNHHHSMHHHGNHHHHNVSGMNPPSSSGGSSAASGSSSSNQQPQLTAAGSHSHHASHHHTHHHHHLSQPPLQTSVSAHNIRSWGEGGKGEAECSGLACESCSTAPSRSQGSLDLESASREAEDTNWFPKENMFTFQTATTTMQAISNFRKHLRMVGSRRIKAQTFAERRSKSFSRSWSDPTPVKNDSPHEPRESGDLQTSCGTLDEGGLDDNIDWEEEREMERLACEGDDFIPPKIMLISSKVPKAEYIPTIIRRDDPSIIPILYDHEHATFDDILEEIDKKLTAYRRGSKFWRMLIFCQGGPGHLYLLKNKVATFAKVEKEEDMSQFWRRLSRFMSKVNPEPNLIHIMGCYVLGNPNGEKLFQKLKNLMRPYSVEFESPLELSAQGKEMIETYFDFRLYRLWKTRQHSKLLDYEDFL
- the nsmfa gene encoding NMDA receptor synaptonuclear signaling and neuronal migration factor isoform X4, which encodes MGTAVSKRKNLRNDAISSVAAKVRAARAFGEYLSHTHPENRNGSAHLLCETLVGPDPESPSDTFGPNNNNHLHPCSETKGCEDKQETSLVTQPLGLLQPTPSSITLSNKAPARLSLERSFSVEEDQQKCVECTLQPSRVYTITTQHGMLMSAGRGSKESLELDVLKEKSGSSGVGSRGGSIQPSNSPSSASSSPTQYHRASSVRGASSCGSHHHSNHHHSMHHHGNHHHHNVSGMNPPSSSGGSSAASGSSSSNQQPQLTAAGSHSHHASHHHTHHHHHLSQPPLQTSVSAHNIRSWGEGGKGEAECSGLACESCSTAPSRSQGSLDLESASREAEDTNWFPKENMFTFQTATTTMQANFRKHLRMVGSRRIKAQTFAERRSKSFSRSWSDPTPVKNDSPHEPRESGDLQTSCGTLDEGGLDDNIDWEEEREMERLACEGDDFIPPKIMLISSKVPKAEYIPTIIRRDDPSIIPILYDHEHATFDDILEEIDKKLTAYRRGSKFWRMLIFCQGGPGHLYLLKNKVATFAKVEKEEDMSQFWRRLSRFMSKVNPEPNLIHIMGCYVLGNPNGEKLFQKLKNLMRPYSVEFESPLELSAQGKEMIETYFDFRLYRLWKTRQHSKLLDYEDFL
- the nsmfa gene encoding NMDA receptor synaptonuclear signaling and neuronal migration factor isoform X8 → MGTAVSKRKNLRNDAISSVAAKVRAARAFGEYLSHTHPENRNGSAHLLCETLVGPDPESPSDTFGPNNNNHLHPCSETKGCEDKQETSLVTQPLGLLQPTPSSITLSNKAPARLSLERSFSVEEDQQKCVECTLQPSRVYTITTQHGMLMSAGRGSKESLELDVLKEKSGSSGVGSRGGSIQPSNSPSSASSSPTQYHRASSVRGASSCGSHHHSNHHHSMHHHGNHHHHNVSGMNPPSSSGGSSAASGSSSSNQQPQLTAAGSHSHHASHHHTHHHHHLSQPPLQTSVSAHNIRSWGEGGKGEAECSGLACESCSTAPSRSQGSLDLESASREAEDTNWFPKENMFTFQTATTTMQANFRKHLRMVGSRRIKAQSGDLQTSCGTLDEGGLDDNIDWEEEREMERLACEGDDFIPPKIMLISSKVPKAEYIPTIIRRDDPSIIPILYDHEHATFDDILEEIDKKLTAYRRGSKFWRMLIFCQGGPGHLYLLKNKVATFAKVEKEEDMSQFWRRLSRFMSKVNPEPNLIHIMGCYVLGNPNGEKLFQKLKNLMRPYSVEFESPLELSAQGKEMIETYFDFRLYRLWKTRQHSKLLDYEDFL
- the nsmfa gene encoding NMDA receptor synaptonuclear signaling and neuronal migration factor isoform X5, producing MGTAVSKRKNLRNDAISSVAAKVRAARAFGEYLSHTHPENRNGSAHLLCETLVGPDPESPSDTFGPNNNNHLHPCSETKGCEDKQETSLVTQPLGLLQPTPSSITLSNKAPARLSLERSFSVEEDQQKCVECTLQPSRVYTITTQHGMLMSAGRGSKESLELDVLKEKSGSSGVGSRGGSIQPSNSPSSASSSPTQYHRASSVRGASSCGSHHHSNHHHSMHHHGNHHHHNVSGMNPPSSSGGSSAASGSSSSNQQPQLTAAGSHSHHASHHHTHHHHHLSQPPLQTSVSAHNIRSWGEGGKGEAECSGLACESCSTAPSRSQGSLDLESASREAGKQHRRLERMWSVDRMTGLEREDTNWFPKENMFTFQTATTTMQAISNFRKHLRMVGSRRIKAQSGDLQTSCGTLDEGGLDDNIDWEEEREMERLACEGDDFIPPKIMLISSKVPKAEYIPTIIRRDDPSIIPILYDHEHATFDDILEEIDKKLTAYRRGSKFWRMLIFCQGGPGHLYLLKNKVATFAKVEKEEDMSQFWRRLSRFMSKVNPEPNLIHIMGCYVLGNPNGEKLFQKLKNLMRPYSVEFESPLELSAQGKEMIETYFDFRLYRLWKTRQHSKLLDYEDFL
- the nsmfa gene encoding NMDA receptor synaptonuclear signaling and neuronal migration factor isoform X2, with translation MGTAVSKRKNLRNDAISSVAAKVRAARAFGEYLSHTHPENRNGSAHLLCETLVGPDPESPSDTFGPNNNNHLHPCSETKGCEDKQETSLVTQPLGLLQPTPSSITLSNKAPARLSLERSFSVEEDQQKCVECTLQPSRVYTITTQHGMLMSAGRGSKESLELDVLKEKSGSSGVGSRGGSIQPSNSPSSASSSPTQYHRASSVRGASSCGSHHHSNHHHSMHHHGNHHHHNVSGMNPPSSSGGSSAASGSSSSNQQPQLTAAGSHSHHASHHHTHHHHHLSQPPLQTSVSAHNIRSWGEGGKGEAECSGLACESCSTAPSRSQGSLDLESASREAGKQHRRLERMWSVDRMTGLEREDTNWFPKENMFTFQTATTTMQANFRKHLRMVGSRRIKAQTFAERRSKSFSRSWSDPTPVKNDSPHEPRESGDLQTSCGTLDEGGLDDNIDWEEEREMERLACEGDDFIPPKIMLISSKVPKAEYIPTIIRRDDPSIIPILYDHEHATFDDILEEIDKKLTAYRRGSKFWRMLIFCQGGPGHLYLLKNKVATFAKVEKEEDMSQFWRRLSRFMSKVNPEPNLIHIMGCYVLGNPNGEKLFQKLKNLMRPYSVEFESPLELSAQGKEMIETYFDFRLYRLWKTRQHSKLLDYEDFL
- the nsmfa gene encoding NMDA receptor synaptonuclear signaling and neuronal migration factor isoform X1; amino-acid sequence: MGTAVSKRKNLRNDAISSVAAKVRAARAFGEYLSHTHPENRNGSAHLLCETLVGPDPESPSDTFGPNNNNHLHPCSETKGCEDKQETSLVTQPLGLLQPTPSSITLSNKAPARLSLERSFSVEEDQQKCVECTLQPSRVYTITTQHGMLMSAGRGSKESLELDVLKEKSGSSGVGSRGGSIQPSNSPSSASSSPTQYHRASSVRGASSCGSHHHSNHHHSMHHHGNHHHHNVSGMNPPSSSGGSSAASGSSSSNQQPQLTAAGSHSHHASHHHTHHHHHLSQPPLQTSVSAHNIRSWGEGGKGEAECSGLACESCSTAPSRSQGSLDLESASREAGKQHRRLERMWSVDRMTGLEREDTNWFPKENMFTFQTATTTMQAISNFRKHLRMVGSRRIKAQTFAERRSKSFSRSWSDPTPVKNDSPHEPRESGDLQTSCGTLDEGGLDDNIDWEEEREMERLACEGDDFIPPKIMLISSKVPKAEYIPTIIRRDDPSIIPILYDHEHATFDDILEEIDKKLTAYRRGSKFWRMLIFCQGGPGHLYLLKNKVATFAKVEKEEDMSQFWRRLSRFMSKVNPEPNLIHIMGCYVLGNPNGEKLFQKLKNLMRPYSVEFESPLELSAQGKEMIETYFDFRLYRLWKTRQHSKLLDYEDFL
- the nsmfa gene encoding NMDA receptor synaptonuclear signaling and neuronal migration factor isoform X7 gives rise to the protein MRFLLWQQKLAHLLCETLVGPDPESPSDTFGPNNNNHLHPCSETKGCEDKQETSLVTQPLGLLQPTPSSITLSNKAPARLSLERSFSVEEDQQKCVECTLQPSRVYTITTQHGMLMSAGRGSKESLELDVLKEKSGSSGVGSRGGSIQPSNSPSSASSSPTQYHRASSVRGASSCGSHHHSNHHHSMHHHGNHHHHNVSGMNPPSSSGGSSAASGSSSSNQQPQLTAAGSHSHHASHHHTHHHHHLSQPPLQTSVSAHNIRSWGEGGKGEAECSGLACESCSTAPSRSQGSLDLESASREAGKQHRRLERMWSVDRMTGLEREDTNWFPKENMFTFQTATTTMQAISNFRKHLRMVGSRRIKAQTFAERRSKSFSRSWSDPTPVKNDSPHEPRESGDLQTSCGTLDEGGLDDNIDWEEEREMERLACEGDDFIPPKIMLISSKVPKAEYIPTIIRRDDPSIIPILYDHEHATFDDILEEIDKKLTAYRRGSKFWRMLIFCQGGPGHLYLLKNKVATFAKVEKEEDMSQFWRRLSRFMSKVNPEPNLIHIMGCYVLGNPNGEKLFQKLKNLMRPYSVEFESPLELSAQGKEMIETYFDFRLYRLWKTRQHSKLLDYEDFL
- the nsmfa gene encoding NMDA receptor synaptonuclear signaling and neuronal migration factor isoform X6, with the protein product MGTAVSKRKNLRNDAISSVAAKVRAARAFGEYLSHTHPENRNGSAHLLCETLVGPDPESPSDTFGPNNNNHLHPCSETKGCEDKQETSLVTQPLGLLQPTPSSITLSNKAPARLSLERSFSVEEDQQKCVECTLQPSRVYTITTQHGMLMSAGRGSKESLELDVLKEKSGSSGVGSRGGSIQPSNSPSSASSSPTQYHRASSVRGASSCGSHHHSNHHHSMHHHGNHHHHNVSGMNPPSSSGGSSAASGSSSSNQQPQLTAAGSHSHHASHHHTHHHHHLSQPPLQTSVSAHNIRSWGEGGKGEAECSGLACESCSTAPSRSQGSLDLESASREAGKQHRRLERMWSVDRMTGLEREDTNWFPKENMFTFQTATTTMQANFRKHLRMVGSRRIKAQSGDLQTSCGTLDEGGLDDNIDWEEEREMERLACEGDDFIPPKIMLISSKVPKAEYIPTIIRRDDPSIIPILYDHEHATFDDILEEIDKKLTAYRRGSKFWRMLIFCQGGPGHLYLLKNKVATFAKVEKEEDMSQFWRRLSRFMSKVNPEPNLIHIMGCYVLGNPNGEKLFQKLKNLMRPYSVEFESPLELSAQGKEMIETYFDFRLYRLWKTRQHSKLLDYEDFL